A portion of the Bacillus sp. es.034 genome contains these proteins:
- the pglX gene encoding BREX-1 system adenine-specific DNA-methyltransferase PglX, with protein sequence MNKTELKNFAIQSRRQLIDQVKTKALLYGIDEKNDLEIHEEFGQIMINHKSYPLYMKPAFDSLKNQLRQKGYKRLVEEVAYTWFNRIIAIRFMEVHDYLPEKVSVLSSSVGRVDPDILFEYETMELPIKPEEIRALLHAGDTEGAFRKLFIAQCNALNSILPFLFEQIQNYTELLLPDFLLDAESVIKVLVKNDELTNSFEEIEVIGWLYQYYIAEEKDRVFAQKSKYKKEEIPFATQLFTPKWIVQYMVQNSLGRYWTEAHREDEDLISNWEYFIKHEEEDFQEKIASFVNKELRVEDIKLLDPAMGSGHILVYAFEVFQQIYEKCGYPEREIPRLIIENNLYGLDIDDRAYQLAAFAVVMKAAAYSRRFLRSVEREGIQFNLVSIQETNHISDSVIAYVAQEEEGERYKKVKAFFDQYHNAKTYGSLINITERDIIFIEERLEHIQINPVEDLFYSEQHDTAKELLPELIQQTKIMRNEYDVIVMNPPYLGTKKLSKEFNAYLKAYYPNSKADLFAAFMEINHLLKGNGFYSAINQTSWMFLTSYEKLRKEIISNRTIYNLVHLGARAFEEINGEVVQSTTFVLRNINIEEFNGIYVRLVESETALQKQKEFNSAKRYKFEQENFMKLPGSPISYWISENIRNAFLKFDNILDVGDPKQGMATSDNDRFLKRWFEVDFYKVGFNIKSNEESLKSKNRWFPYNKGGSYRKWFGNNEFVVDWEENGKRVLDYATELYKSPTRTIKNISSYFKEGLTWSDLTTGGFSARYVPNGFIFDTAGPTMFLHDEKDKYMVLGYINSIVFQNFLNLSLSGLHYNNGVIKSLPYKKINKFEVENLVKENIFISKSEWDMKEVSWDFKKHPLLSGEAYIGDSFQRTESEIRTFIDKLCENEFLLNHFFINEFDLEKDIFNDRKAIKSSIKNMNKEDAVKSFLSYYIGCLLGRYSIDIDGLVYAGGEWSDSKFTSFKPNLNGFVHFTESAYFEQDIILRLREFLAVVFSPDTVEENMQWLGDSLEMKNGEDAETRLRRYFIDEFFIDHCKVYQKRPIYWLVDSGKQKGLRTIIYMHRYQPGTMATIRFEHLQEIQTKYQNEITDLENRLVNPNLSASEKKKLTAVKTSFEKKMDELREFDKRLAEIANEEIEIDLDDGVKVNYEKFYRGGKGVLAKIK encoded by the coding sequence GTGAACAAAACGGAATTGAAAAACTTTGCCATTCAATCACGTCGTCAATTAATCGATCAAGTAAAAACAAAGGCACTATTGTATGGTATTGATGAAAAGAATGATTTAGAAATTCATGAAGAATTTGGGCAAATAATGATTAATCATAAGTCATATCCCCTTTATATGAAACCAGCATTCGACTCATTAAAGAATCAGCTTAGACAAAAAGGTTATAAGCGGTTAGTTGAAGAGGTTGCCTATACGTGGTTTAACCGTATTATTGCCATTCGTTTTATGGAAGTACATGATTACTTACCAGAAAAGGTAAGTGTGTTGTCAAGTAGTGTAGGACGAGTAGATCCTGATATTTTATTTGAATATGAAACAATGGAATTACCAATAAAACCAGAAGAAATTCGTGCATTATTACATGCAGGGGATACAGAAGGAGCATTTCGCAAGCTGTTTATTGCACAATGTAATGCATTAAACAGTATTTTACCATTCCTATTTGAACAAATTCAAAATTATACAGAGCTTTTACTGCCAGACTTTTTACTAGATGCAGAATCAGTCATTAAGGTACTTGTTAAAAATGATGAATTAACGAATAGTTTTGAAGAAATTGAAGTGATTGGATGGTTGTATCAATATTACATCGCAGAAGAAAAGGATAGGGTGTTTGCGCAAAAAAGCAAATACAAAAAAGAGGAAATACCTTTTGCAACACAACTCTTTACACCAAAGTGGATCGTACAGTACATGGTACAGAACTCACTTGGACGCTACTGGACTGAGGCACATCGAGAAGATGAAGATTTAATAAGTAATTGGGAATACTTCATTAAGCATGAAGAAGAGGATTTCCAGGAGAAAATTGCATCATTTGTGAATAAAGAGTTAAGAGTAGAGGATATTAAACTACTTGATCCTGCAATGGGAAGTGGACATATTTTAGTTTATGCGTTTGAAGTATTCCAGCAAATTTATGAAAAGTGTGGATATCCAGAACGGGAGATTCCACGATTAATAATAGAAAATAATTTGTATGGATTAGATATTGATGACCGCGCATATCAATTAGCAGCATTTGCAGTCGTCATGAAAGCCGCTGCCTATTCCCGTCGATTCTTGCGTAGTGTTGAACGAGAAGGCATTCAGTTTAACTTGGTGTCGATTCAAGAAACGAATCATATATCAGATAGCGTCATAGCATATGTTGCTCAGGAGGAAGAGGGTGAGCGATATAAAAAAGTAAAAGCATTCTTTGACCAATATCACAATGCAAAAACATATGGTTCATTAATCAATATTACAGAACGGGATATCATATTTATTGAGGAACGCTTAGAACATATTCAAATTAATCCGGTTGAAGATTTGTTTTATAGCGAACAACATGATACCGCAAAAGAACTACTGCCAGAATTAATTCAGCAAACGAAAATTATGCGGAATGAATATGATGTAATAGTAATGAATCCGCCTTATCTTGGTACTAAGAAGCTTAGTAAAGAATTTAATGCGTATTTGAAGGCATATTATCCAAATAGTAAGGCAGATTTGTTTGCAGCTTTTATGGAAATAAATCATCTACTAAAAGGTAATGGTTTTTATTCAGCTATTAATCAAACCTCGTGGATGTTCTTGACTAGCTATGAGAAATTAAGAAAAGAGATTATTTCAAACCGTACAATCTATAATCTAGTTCATTTAGGGGCAAGAGCATTTGAAGAAATTAATGGAGAAGTAGTACAATCTACAACTTTTGTATTAAGAAATATTAATATCGAAGAATTTAATGGGATTTATGTCAGGTTAGTGGAAAGTGAAACTGCCTTACAAAAACAAAAAGAATTTAATAGTGCAAAACGGTATAAGTTTGAACAAGAGAATTTCATGAAATTACCCGGTTCTCCTATATCTTATTGGATATCTGAAAATATAAGAAATGCTTTTCTGAAATTTGATAATATTTTAGATGTGGGGGACCCTAAGCAGGGAATGGCAACATCGGATAATGATAGATTTTTAAAAAGATGGTTTGAAGTAGATTTTTACAAAGTTGGTTTCAATATAAAATCTAATGAAGAATCATTAAAAAGTAAAAACAGATGGTTTCCGTATAATAAAGGGGGATCATATAGAAAATGGTTTGGCAATAACGAATTTGTAGTGGATTGGGAAGAGAATGGTAAAAGAGTTTTAGATTATGCAACAGAGTTGTATAAATCTCCAACAAGAACAATAAAAAATATCTCTAGTTATTTTAAAGAAGGACTGACATGGTCTGATTTAACTACTGGTGGTTTTAGTGCTAGATATGTCCCGAATGGTTTTATTTTTGATACTGCTGGTCCAACTATGTTCTTACATGATGAAAAAGATAAATATATGGTATTAGGTTATATTAATAGTATCGTATTTCAAAACTTTCTTAATCTATCGTTATCAGGATTACATTATAATAATGGGGTTATTAAGAGCTTACCTTACAAGAAAATTAATAAGTTTGAAGTAGAGAATTTAGTAAAAGAAAATATATTTATATCGAAAAGTGAATGGGATATGAAAGAAGTATCTTGGGACTTTAAAAAACATCCATTATTAAGTGGTGAAGCTTATATCGGAGATAGTTTCCAAAGAACGGAAAGCGAAATACGCACATTTATTGATAAATTATGTGAAAATGAATTCCTCTTAAATCATTTTTTTATTAATGAATTTGATTTAGAGAAGGATATATTTAATGATCGAAAGGCTATAAAGTCTTCAATAAAAAATATGAATAAGGAAGATGCTGTTAAATCATTTTTATCCTATTATATAGGTTGTCTCTTGGGAAGATATTCAATAGATATAGATGGTTTAGTATATGCCGGTGGAGAATGGAGCGATAGTAAATTTACCTCATTTAAACCAAATTTAAATGGATTCGTTCATTTTACAGAATCAGCTTATTTCGAGCAGGATATTATTCTTCGATTACGAGAATTCTTGGCAGTAGTATTTTCTCCAGATACAGTGGAGGAAAATATGCAATGGCTAGGAGATTCACTTGAAATGAAAAATGGCGAGGATGCTGAAACGCGATTACGTCGTTACTTCATTGATGAGTTCTTTATTGATCACTGTAAAGTGTATCAAAAACGCCCGATCTATTGGCTTGTGGACTCAGGTAAACAAAAAGGTTTACGAACCATAATTTATATGCATCGTTATCAACCAGGTACAATGGCAACAATCCGCTTTGAGCATTTGCAAGAAATTCAAACTAAATATCAAAATGAAATTACTGATTTAGAAAACCGATTAGTGAACCCCAACTTATCAGCAAGTGAGAAGAAAAAGCTAACAGCAGTAAAAACTTCTTTTGAAAAGAAGATGGATGAACTACGAGAGTTTGATAAACGTTTAGCTGAGATAGCTAACGAAGAGATTGAAATTGATCTAGATGATGGTGTGAAAGTTAACTATGAGAAGTTCTATCGTGGTGGCAAAGGAGTATTAGCGAAGATTAAATAA
- a CDS encoding helicase-related protein: protein MLKIGEIIKGSFWPEIVEIKHFEEIDDDLFLVESIGRKTNKYYEQYLDRAQLEQLENIQDEESSFNSERLQHYLQYYILKTEDKFSKSRARGNKKIIPLPHQIEAVYSRMLQSPQVRYLLADDPGAGKTIMSGMLLRELIARQAAERILILVPPLVLKQWQEELKDKFGEEFTIVNRSLLNSSSEVNPFESHDKIIASIYWASREEIKTFIIKAQFDLVIVDEAHKMAAYTHGVKKRKVNRTKIYQLGESLLRHTEHCLLLTATPHKGDKENFRHLMSLVDHDIFSRLNTGDSIYKKSNPFVIRRLKETMKNFDGTPLFPKRTTKTITFDLSYGERELYEEVTSYAREHFNRAKQNNKPNVAFAMMILQRRLSSSLNAIYLSLKRRKEKLLELLESELTDNKSIESFEYDELSTEEQEEIETLVEGETDVIDIEELKLEIEILDELVRKAEVLVNQDIERKYLELENTLFGKDGLLSKGEKILIFTESKDTLFYLERKLLQHVPEVTKIVGNFTMDQRREQVERFRNNVQIMLATDAGGESINLQFCNQMINYDIPWNPNRLEQRMGRIHRIGQKNEVFIFNLVAKNTREGDVLIRLLDKMEQMRKDLGQDQVYDFIGEVLEENNIDLSNLMEEAISGRENLDELIAQMEKILSEEHERLLELAKQERLDDSSFDLPGARRAYQEISISSLPSRVYGEFVVKQFEETRIKVNISNDGNTVRIDRFPKNIRELNKKRKYSLRTDESLRFTIRPDKQTDQLSILPNDHPLKKLSMELASQELQQVALPTCTVKTYVSEPLILEISRISVVDGTGRELEQELMLLAKRKTGEFIQVDPYLLFQKQFELINTVGTEDKSFKKESILQAKKILQSVQMKRDDYLNRKGTYLRRSFDEQMQTLQEKVTNYLSDNLNNKNNALINQTYTHIEDLEERSKDRLENIERERSIQLQSIKSITQLHVQPIVSAARVIPKDFVEVIKEYEYQNGRLNIRVKNAFGLVDFTSEEAEGNTRFILLTPSIELLTQQLELNDYQELNGSGYVYVVNQNNIVEEVKLEQIIGV from the coding sequence TTGTTAAAGATAGGAGAAATTATTAAAGGATCTTTTTGGCCGGAAATTGTTGAAATTAAGCATTTTGAAGAAATTGACGATGATTTATTCTTAGTTGAATCAATTGGACGTAAAACCAATAAATATTATGAACAGTATTTAGATAGGGCGCAACTAGAACAATTAGAAAACATTCAAGATGAGGAAAGTTCATTTAATTCTGAAAGACTGCAACACTATCTGCAATACTACATCTTAAAGACAGAGGATAAATTTTCGAAGTCTCGTGCGCGAGGAAACAAAAAGATTATCCCTCTCCCACACCAAATTGAAGCAGTGTATAGTCGCATGTTACAGTCGCCTCAAGTACGATATTTATTGGCGGATGATCCGGGAGCAGGGAAAACAATAATGTCAGGAATGTTATTACGTGAGTTAATTGCAAGACAAGCAGCAGAGCGTATTTTAATTTTAGTTCCCCCTCTAGTATTGAAACAATGGCAGGAAGAGCTGAAAGATAAGTTTGGTGAAGAGTTTACGATTGTAAATCGAAGTTTATTAAATAGCTCAAGTGAGGTAAATCCATTTGAATCACATGACAAAATAATTGCATCAATTTATTGGGCTTCACGTGAAGAAATTAAAACATTTATCATAAAAGCACAATTTGATTTAGTCATCGTTGATGAAGCTCATAAAATGGCCGCATATACACATGGAGTCAAGAAACGCAAAGTGAATCGTACGAAAATTTACCAGCTTGGTGAGAGCTTACTACGTCATACAGAGCATTGCTTATTACTAACGGCTACACCCCATAAAGGAGATAAAGAAAATTTTCGACATTTAATGAGTTTGGTAGACCATGATATTTTTTCACGTTTAAATACAGGTGATTCTATATATAAAAAGAGTAATCCTTTCGTTATTCGTCGTTTAAAGGAGACAATGAAAAATTTTGATGGTACTCCGTTATTCCCAAAAAGAACAACAAAGACAATTACCTTTGATTTAAGTTATGGCGAACGTGAGCTTTATGAAGAAGTAACTTCCTATGCACGCGAGCATTTTAATCGAGCAAAACAAAATAATAAACCAAACGTAGCATTTGCAATGATGATTTTACAACGTCGCCTAAGTTCGTCATTAAATGCTATTTATTTATCCCTTAAACGACGTAAAGAAAAGTTACTAGAATTATTAGAGTCTGAGTTAACAGATAATAAATCGATTGAATCATTTGAATACGACGAACTTTCAACAGAAGAGCAAGAAGAAATAGAGACTTTAGTTGAAGGAGAAACCGATGTTATTGATATAGAGGAACTAAAGTTAGAAATCGAGATTTTAGATGAATTAGTTCGTAAAGCAGAGGTGCTTGTAAATCAAGATATTGAACGAAAATATTTAGAGCTTGAAAACACTTTATTTGGTAAGGATGGATTGTTATCCAAAGGAGAAAAAATCCTTATCTTTACTGAATCAAAAGATACCTTATTTTACCTTGAACGAAAGCTCCTACAGCATGTTCCTGAAGTCACAAAAATCGTTGGGAATTTTACAATGGACCAACGTCGTGAACAAGTGGAGCGATTCCGAAATAATGTACAAATTATGCTTGCTACTGATGCCGGGGGAGAATCTATCAACCTTCAATTCTGTAATCAAATGATTAACTATGATATCCCGTGGAATCCAAATCGTTTGGAACAGCGTATGGGGCGTATTCATCGTATTGGACAAAAAAATGAAGTGTTCATCTTTAATCTAGTTGCGAAAAATACACGAGAAGGAGATGTATTGATACGTCTACTTGATAAGATGGAACAAATGCGTAAAGATTTAGGACAAGATCAAGTCTATGATTTTATTGGTGAGGTGCTAGAAGAGAATAACATCGATTTATCTAACTTAATGGAGGAAGCGATTAGCGGACGAGAAAATTTAGATGAGCTGATTGCACAAATGGAAAAAATATTATCTGAGGAACATGAACGATTATTAGAATTAGCAAAACAAGAACGCTTAGACGATTCCAGTTTTGATTTACCGGGTGCAAGACGGGCATATCAAGAAATTTCAATTAGCAGCTTACCATCGCGAGTCTATGGTGAGTTTGTAGTAAAACAGTTTGAAGAAACACGAATTAAAGTAAATATCTCAAATGATGGCAATACAGTTAGAATTGATCGTTTCCCTAAAAATATTCGTGAACTAAATAAAAAGAGAAAGTATTCTTTAAGAACTGATGAATCATTACGGTTTACAATAAGACCGGATAAACAAACAGATCAGTTATCTATTTTACCTAATGACCATCCATTAAAAAAATTATCGATGGAATTAGCGAGTCAAGAGCTGCAACAAGTGGCTTTACCAACTTGTACAGTAAAAACATATGTTAGTGAACCTTTAATATTAGAAATTAGCCGTATTAGTGTTGTTGATGGTACAGGCCGAGAGTTAGAACAAGAATTAATGTTATTAGCAAAAAGGAAAACAGGGGAGTTCATTCAAGTAGATCCTTATCTCCTATTCCAAAAGCAATTTGAATTAATAAACACAGTAGGTACAGAAGATAAATCATTTAAAAAAGAATCTATTCTTCAAGCGAAGAAAATACTTCAATCTGTTCAAATGAAACGCGATGATTATTTAAACCGAAAGGGTACTTATTTACGTCGTTCATTTGATGAACAAATGCAAACTCTACAGGAAAAAGTAACTAATTATTTAAGTGATAACTTAAATAATAAAAATAATGCATTAATTAACCAAACCTATACTCATATTGAAGACTTAGAAGAACGTAGTAAAGATCGACTTGAAAATATTGAAAGAGAAAGAAGTATTCAGCTACAGTCCATTAAATCGATTACACAACTACATGTACAGCCAATTGTAAGTGCAGCACGTGTTATTCCAAAAGATTTCGTAGAAGTTATAAAAGAGTATGAATATCAAAATGGACGATTAAACATCCGTGTTAAAAATGCATTTGGCTTAGTCGATTTCACGAGTGAAGAAGCAGAGGGTAATACACGATTTATTTTATTAACACCGTCTATAGAGTTGCTTACACAACAATTGGAATTAAATGATTACCAAGAATTAAATGGATCGGGGTATGTTTATGTAGTAAATCAAAATAATATTGTTGAAGAAGTGAAATTAGAACAAATTATTGGAGTTTAA
- the pglZ gene encoding BREX-1 system phosphatase PglZ type A: MNVIELLKERIEDELYKKNKPRTVIFWYNEQGEYTVSDLEETLAEQPIHIRQLTRNNFFTLKLEIELEKKKDSFLLYADFAKPAIEDNFLLDMELYGIEFKADTNALLAEQLQVSDAILRPLIKEYGDFFKSVERKNKLKKVVPPNASERDLEYAMLAVLTGAPIANMEEITRHLLLRGLQEETNEVYKAISKRFSSIRMWELISEYFGLHSNDLTLQYLMENVLYAHFQRHAQFEEKSLQKKYETTRGNVCALFIDDWLHTKETEVEVIENYMKEIEQSFSIVDVLHERPIEQFADISTFPIIDYLLINKLITELLHQTSNYDEWKEILHKRLKMYWAKRNDRIGRLLNVLLDAVELTKYKMFLKQYDTREPLYVQYTSGLYLIDQAYRRFMTGFTQLENKEMLEKLAEQLTNWYENKYLLKIAQETNYLLETAEEGKLPKQVKFYKEVLQPILEKESTRVFVIISDAVRYEVGEELVSRLNLRSNGVATISPLVANIPTYTQLGMASLLPHKLLSITKNGTVLADDQPTNGIANRTKILQAAHPEATAYRLTDLLDWSRARADENLKGKRLVYIYHDVIDAAGDSAKSERATYIAAERAIKELSIAVDRLSKWQAKRIFITADHGFLYQYPRIENDIKVVSVKGEIIDSNRRFAVGHNLLIDDGAINVPDVFSTLEGVEKVIAKGVNRFIAGGGLQFVHGGATPQEIIVPLIDYRRTSQAAPVEISVAMPKRVITGFRIQVPIYQEQSISQEYMARTIQAAFYLNDERISNKVEWTFNMVGESHERTEQLIFNLVENYYPTGQTCELRMVTVEDDKVTPYRETEFTIHMYNALY; encoded by the coding sequence ATGAATGTCATTGAACTCTTAAAAGAGCGAATAGAGGACGAGCTATATAAAAAAAATAAGCCGCGAACTGTTATTTTTTGGTATAATGAGCAAGGAGAATATACTGTTTCTGATTTAGAAGAAACATTAGCAGAGCAACCGATTCATATCCGTCAATTAACGCGTAATAATTTCTTTACACTTAAATTAGAAATCGAGTTGGAAAAGAAAAAGGATTCTTTTTTATTATATGCTGATTTTGCAAAACCAGCGATAGAAGACAATTTTTTACTGGATATGGAACTTTACGGTATAGAGTTTAAAGCTGATACGAATGCATTACTTGCAGAGCAGTTGCAAGTAAGTGATGCCATTTTAAGACCTTTGATTAAGGAATATGGAGACTTTTTTAAAAGTGTAGAGCGTAAAAATAAATTAAAGAAAGTCGTACCCCCTAATGCTAGTGAACGTGATCTAGAGTATGCTATGTTAGCGGTACTAACAGGCGCACCCATTGCAAATATGGAAGAGATTACTCGCCATTTATTGTTGCGTGGCTTACAAGAAGAAACAAATGAAGTATATAAAGCCATATCAAAACGGTTTAGCTCGATTCGTATGTGGGAGCTTATTTCGGAATACTTTGGTTTGCACTCAAATGACTTGACATTACAGTATTTAATGGAGAATGTATTATATGCTCATTTCCAACGTCATGCTCAATTTGAAGAAAAATCATTACAAAAGAAATATGAAACTACTCGTGGAAATGTGTGTGCCTTATTTATTGATGATTGGCTACATACAAAAGAAACCGAAGTAGAAGTCATAGAAAATTATATGAAGGAAATTGAACAAAGTTTTTCGATTGTTGATGTGTTGCATGAACGTCCTATCGAACAATTTGCTGATATTTCAACTTTCCCTATTATAGATTATTTATTGATAAACAAATTAATAACTGAACTTCTTCATCAAACATCCAATTATGATGAGTGGAAAGAAATTTTGCATAAACGGTTAAAAATGTATTGGGCGAAACGAAATGATCGAATTGGACGCTTGTTAAACGTTTTGCTAGATGCAGTTGAATTGACGAAGTATAAAATGTTCTTGAAGCAATATGATACTCGTGAGCCTTTATACGTTCAATATACAAGTGGACTTTACTTAATTGATCAAGCATATAGACGCTTTATGACAGGATTTACGCAATTAGAAAATAAAGAAATGCTAGAAAAACTAGCTGAGCAATTAACAAATTGGTATGAAAATAAATATTTATTGAAAATTGCACAAGAGACTAATTATCTTTTAGAAACTGCAGAAGAAGGGAAGTTACCTAAACAGGTTAAGTTTTATAAAGAAGTTTTACAGCCGATTCTTGAGAAAGAATCAACACGCGTATTTGTGATTATTTCGGATGCAGTGCGATATGAAGTTGGAGAAGAATTAGTATCTCGGTTAAATTTACGTTCAAATGGAGTTGCCACTATCAGTCCGTTAGTTGCGAATATCCCAACATATACACAATTAGGTATGGCCTCTTTATTACCCCATAAATTATTATCGATTACTAAAAATGGAACTGTATTAGCGGATGACCAACCTACAAATGGAATTGCTAATCGTACTAAAATTCTACAAGCAGCTCATCCAGAAGCAACTGCCTATCGTTTAACCGATTTATTAGACTGGTCAAGAGCAAGAGCAGATGAAAATTTAAAAGGAAAACGGCTCGTTTACATATATCATGATGTAATCGATGCAGCAGGTGATTCTGCAAAATCCGAACGTGCCACTTATATAGCTGCGGAAAGAGCAATAAAAGAATTATCAATTGCTGTTGATCGATTATCTAAATGGCAAGCAAAACGAATTTTTATAACAGCAGATCACGGATTCCTCTATCAGTATCCAAGAATTGAAAATGATATTAAAGTAGTCAGTGTTAAAGGTGAAATCATTGATTCGAATCGTCGTTTTGCCGTTGGTCATAATTTATTAATAGATGATGGAGCTATTAATGTACCAGATGTTTTTTCAACATTAGAAGGTGTTGAAAAAGTGATTGCTAAAGGCGTAAATCGATTTATTGCCGGTGGAGGATTACAGTTTGTACACGGCGGTGCAACACCTCAAGAAATAATTGTGCCACTAATTGATTATCGTCGTACTTCACAAGCGGCTCCTGTTGAAATCAGTGTAGCCATGCCAAAACGTGTAATCACAGGTTTCCGTATACAAGTGCCGATATATCAAGAACAAAGTATTTCACAAGAATATATGGCACGTACAATTCAAGCTGCGTTTTACCTGAATGATGAGCGAATTTCGAACAAAGTTGAATGGACATTTAATATGGTGGGGGAAAGCCATGAACGTACGGAGCAACTTATATTTAACCTTGTAGAAAACTATTATCCAACAGGGCAAACATGTGAGCTGAGAATGGTAACCGTAGAAGATGACAAAGTCACACCATATCGCGAGACAGAATTTACGATTCATATGTATAATGCGCTTTACTAA